One window of the Streptomyces sp. TS71-3 genome contains the following:
- the gcvT gene encoding glycine cleavage system aminomethyltransferase GcvT, translating to MPHDAAQPRRTALDAVHRSLGATMTDFAGWDMPLRYGSEREEHQAVRTAAGLFDLSHMGELTVTGPGAAALLDHALVGNIGALKPSRARYTMICRADGGILDDLIVYRLDGGRPGTPSQAAGPGQAAPEYLVVANAANAETVLAALTERAAEFDAAVRDDRDAYALLAVQGPASPGILAPLTDVDLDGLKYYTGAPGTVAGVPALIARTGYTGEDGFELFVAPADAERLWAALTEAGAGAGLVPCGLSCRDTLRLEAGMPLYGNELSTRLTPFDAGLGRVVKFDKQGDFVGREALEAAARRAESAPPRRLVGLVAEGRRVPRAGYAVVAAADGTVIGEVTSGAPSPTLGRPIAMAYVDADRAAPGTPGVAVDVRGAREPYEVVALPFYQRKK from the coding sequence ATGCCGCACGACGCCGCCCAGCCCCGCCGCACCGCCCTCGACGCGGTGCACCGCTCGCTCGGCGCCACCATGACCGACTTCGCGGGCTGGGACATGCCTCTGCGGTACGGCAGCGAGCGCGAGGAGCACCAGGCCGTACGGACCGCGGCCGGCCTCTTCGACCTCTCGCACATGGGCGAGCTCACCGTCACCGGGCCCGGCGCCGCCGCCCTGCTGGACCACGCGCTGGTCGGCAACATCGGCGCCCTGAAGCCGAGCCGCGCGCGGTACACGATGATCTGCCGGGCGGACGGCGGCATCCTCGACGACCTGATCGTCTACCGGCTCGACGGGGGCCGGCCGGGCACTCCGTCGCAGGCGGCCGGTCCGGGGCAGGCCGCGCCCGAGTACCTGGTCGTCGCCAACGCCGCCAACGCCGAGACCGTCCTCGCCGCGCTCACCGAGCGTGCCGCCGAGTTCGACGCGGCCGTGCGCGACGACCGCGACGCCTACGCCCTGCTCGCCGTCCAGGGCCCCGCCTCCCCCGGCATCCTCGCCCCGCTCACGGACGTCGATCTGGACGGGCTGAAGTACTACACGGGCGCGCCCGGCACCGTCGCGGGCGTTCCCGCGCTCATCGCCCGTACGGGGTACACCGGCGAGGACGGCTTCGAGCTGTTCGTGGCGCCCGCCGACGCCGAGCGGCTGTGGGCGGCGCTGACCGAGGCGGGCGCCGGCGCGGGCCTGGTGCCGTGCGGGCTGTCGTGCCGCGACACGCTGCGCCTGGAGGCGGGCATGCCGCTGTACGGGAACGAGCTGAGCACGCGGCTCACGCCGTTCGACGCGGGCCTCGGCCGGGTGGTGAAGTTCGACAAGCAGGGTGACTTCGTCGGGCGCGAGGCGCTCGAAGCGGCCGCCCGGCGCGCTGAGAGCGCCCCGCCGCGCCGGCTGGTCGGCCTGGTCGCCGAGGGCCGCAGGGTGCCCCGCGCGGGGTACGCCGTGGTGGCGGCCGCGGACGGTACGGTGATCGGCGAGGTCACCTCGGGCGCCCCGTCGCCGACGCTGGGCAGGCCGATCGCGATGGCCTACGTCGACGCGGACCGTGCGGCTCCGGGCACGCCGGGCGTGGCCGTGGACGTCCGCGGCGCCCGCGAGCCCTACGAGGTGGTGGCCCTGCCGTTCTACCAGCGGAAGAAGTGA
- the gcvH gene encoding glycine cleavage system protein GcvH — protein MSNPEQLRYSKEHEWVSPTEDGVATIGITEFAANALGDVVYAQLPEVGSSVSAGEACGELESTKSVSDLYSPISGEVTEVNDDVVDDPSLVNSAPFEGGWLFKVRVSGEPDDLLSADEYTEFSAG, from the coding sequence ATGAGCAACCCCGAGCAGCTTCGCTACAGCAAGGAGCACGAGTGGGTGTCGCCCACCGAGGACGGTGTGGCGACGATCGGCATCACCGAGTTCGCGGCCAACGCGCTCGGCGACGTCGTCTACGCCCAGCTCCCCGAGGTCGGCTCCTCGGTCAGCGCGGGCGAGGCCTGCGGAGAGCTGGAGTCGACCAAGTCCGTCAGCGATCTGTATTCGCCGATCAGCGGCGAGGTCACCGAGGTCAACGACGACGTGGTCGACGACCCCTCGCTGGTGAACTCCGCGCCGTTCGAGGGCGGCTGGCTGTTCAAGGTGCGCGTGAGCGGAGAGCCGGACGACCTGCTCTCCGCCGACGAGTACACCGAGTTCTCGGCCGGCTGA